The following are from one region of the Salminus brasiliensis chromosome 14, fSalBra1.hap2, whole genome shotgun sequence genome:
- the pip4k2ca gene encoding phosphatidylinositol 5-phosphate 4-kinase type-2 gamma isoform X1, protein MMASHSNSGPMVMLAPKTKTKKKHFVQQKVKVFRANDPVLSVFMWGVNHSINDLNQVPVPVMLLPDDFKANIKIKVNNHLFNKENLPGHFKFKEYCPQVFRNLRERFGIEDLDYQASLTRSQPAKGEGQSEGLFTSYDRTLVVKLISSEDVADMHNILSEYHQHIVKCHGSTLLPQFLGMYRVTVENEPNYLIVMRNMFSHRLVVHRKYDLKGSLVSREASDKEKVKELPTFKDVDFRNNMQKVYVTEEQKEKTMEKLNRDVEFLVKLKIMDYSLLLGIHDVARAEREEEEAEEPSCEDEGEGENGLNPQVGSFGTSPEGIAGYMNSFKPLGPGEFDPYVDVYAVKSAPGAPQREVYFMGLIDVLTQYDTKKKAAHAAKTVKHGAGAEISTVHPEQYAKRFREFISNIFA, encoded by the exons ATGATGGCCTCTCACAGCAACAGCGGCCCTATGGTCATGCTGGCCCCCAAAACCAAGACCAAAAAGAAGCATTTTGTTCAGCAGAAGGTGAAAGTCTTCCGGGCGAACGACCCGGTGCTCAGCGTCTTTATGTGGGGTGTGAATCATTCG ATAAACGATCTAAACCAGGTCCCAGTTCCAGTTATGCTTCTCCCTGATGACTTTAAGGCCAACATCAAAATCAAAGTCAACAACCATCTCTTCAACAA AGAGAATCTCCCCGGACATTTTAAGTTTAAAGAATACTGCCCTCAAGTCTTCAGGAACCTTCGAGAGCGATTTGGCATTGAGGATCTGGACTACCAG GCCTCCTTGACCCGCAGTCAGCCTGCAAAGGGGGAAGGACAGAGCGAGGGTCTCTTCACTTCATATGACCGCACTCTAGTGGTCAAACTGATCTCTAGCGAGGACGTAGCCGACATGCACAACATCCTGTCTGAATATCACCAG CACATAGTGAAGTGTCATGGCAGCACACTTCTCCCCCAGTTTCTGGGCATGTACCGCGTCACCGTGGAGAACGAGCCCAACTACCTCATTGTCATGAGGAACATGTTCAGCCACCGGTTGGTCGTCCACAGGAAATACGACCTTAAG ggTTCTTTGGTATCACGTGAGGCCAGTGATAAGGAGAag GTTAAAGAGTTGCCCACCTTCAAGGATGTGGATTTCAGGAACAACATGCAAAAGGTGTATGTGACGGAGGAGCAGAAGGAAAAGACCATGGAGAAGCTTAACAGAGATGTGGAG TTCCTAGTGAAGCTGAAGATAATGGACTACAGCCTGCTGTTAGGGATCCATGACGTGGCACGGGCCGAgcgtgaggaagaggaggcagAGGAGCCGAGCTGCGAGGACGAAGGAGAGGGGGAGAACGGCCTCAATCCGCAGGTGGGCTCCTTTGGCACGTCACCCGAAGGCATCGCTGGCTACATGAACTCTTTCAAACCGCTGGGCCCCGGGGAGTTCGACCCATACGTGGACGTGTACGCCGTCAAAAGTGCACCAG GAGCGCCGCAGAGGGAGGTGTACTTCATGGGCCTTATAGACGTGTTGACGCAGTACGATACCAAGAAGAAAGCTGCACATGCTGCAAAAACGGTTAAGCATGGG gcTGGTGCAGAAATATCCACCGTTCATCCAGAACAATACGCCAAACGATTCCGAGAGTTCATCTCCAACATTTTTGCGTAG
- the pip4k2ca gene encoding phosphatidylinositol 5-phosphate 4-kinase type-2 gamma isoform X2 — protein sequence MLLPDDFKANIKIKVNNHLFNKENLPGHFKFKEYCPQVFRNLRERFGIEDLDYQASLTRSQPAKGEGQSEGLFTSYDRTLVVKLISSEDVADMHNILSEYHQHIVKCHGSTLLPQFLGMYRVTVENEPNYLIVMRNMFSHRLVVHRKYDLKGSLVSREASDKEKVKELPTFKDVDFRNNMQKVYVTEEQKEKTMEKLNRDVEFLVKLKIMDYSLLLGIHDVARAEREEEEAEEPSCEDEGEGENGLNPQVGSFGTSPEGIAGYMNSFKPLGPGEFDPYVDVYAVKSAPGAPQREVYFMGLIDVLTQYDTKKKAAHAAKTVKHGAGAEISTVHPEQYAKRFREFISNIFA from the exons ATGCTTCTCCCTGATGACTTTAAGGCCAACATCAAAATCAAAGTCAACAACCATCTCTTCAACAA AGAGAATCTCCCCGGACATTTTAAGTTTAAAGAATACTGCCCTCAAGTCTTCAGGAACCTTCGAGAGCGATTTGGCATTGAGGATCTGGACTACCAG GCCTCCTTGACCCGCAGTCAGCCTGCAAAGGGGGAAGGACAGAGCGAGGGTCTCTTCACTTCATATGACCGCACTCTAGTGGTCAAACTGATCTCTAGCGAGGACGTAGCCGACATGCACAACATCCTGTCTGAATATCACCAG CACATAGTGAAGTGTCATGGCAGCACACTTCTCCCCCAGTTTCTGGGCATGTACCGCGTCACCGTGGAGAACGAGCCCAACTACCTCATTGTCATGAGGAACATGTTCAGCCACCGGTTGGTCGTCCACAGGAAATACGACCTTAAG ggTTCTTTGGTATCACGTGAGGCCAGTGATAAGGAGAag GTTAAAGAGTTGCCCACCTTCAAGGATGTGGATTTCAGGAACAACATGCAAAAGGTGTATGTGACGGAGGAGCAGAAGGAAAAGACCATGGAGAAGCTTAACAGAGATGTGGAG TTCCTAGTGAAGCTGAAGATAATGGACTACAGCCTGCTGTTAGGGATCCATGACGTGGCACGGGCCGAgcgtgaggaagaggaggcagAGGAGCCGAGCTGCGAGGACGAAGGAGAGGGGGAGAACGGCCTCAATCCGCAGGTGGGCTCCTTTGGCACGTCACCCGAAGGCATCGCTGGCTACATGAACTCTTTCAAACCGCTGGGCCCCGGGGAGTTCGACCCATACGTGGACGTGTACGCCGTCAAAAGTGCACCAG GAGCGCCGCAGAGGGAGGTGTACTTCATGGGCCTTATAGACGTGTTGACGCAGTACGATACCAAGAAGAAAGCTGCACATGCTGCAAAAACGGTTAAGCATGGG gcTGGTGCAGAAATATCCACCGTTCATCCAGAACAATACGCCAAACGATTCCGAGAGTTCATCTCCAACATTTTTGCGTAG
- the gpr182 gene encoding G-protein coupled receptor 182, with product MSHDINTTADYPHNPLWFYECTFDLDRDARRIALFLLYLFLFMVGLAENSLVVWVNWRRRRSASGVLFCVINISLSDLMVVLTMPFFMLEVTLDKVWLWGRFLCKVTHLIYVINFYSSSFFLAFMTLERYLSLARPNASPLFPLQPKHRRWLLCGGLWLLSVVLALLENVHVDLLEWDEPGCYMVPEQHYTEWFVSVAFLCLIFQFLGPASIIITCNILIARAARASPDVQGRRELWLVHVYSLVFLACWLPYHAVMFLLMVDDLNPHLMSCNAVEVLYYSFSVVQCLSLFHCIANPILYNFLSKSFRANLVNSIVSRISPLLPAGTTGDAPANGTGNAVPGKERKLSNASTSHSEIGS from the coding sequence ATGTCGCATGACATCAACACGACGGCTGATTACCCTCACAACCCACTGTGGTTCTATGAGTGCACCTTCGACCTGGACAGGGATGCGCGCCGCATCGCCCTCTTCCTCCTCTACTTGTTCCTGTTCATGGTGGGCCTGGCCGAGAACAGCCTGGTGGTCTGGGTGAACTGGCGGCGGCGCCGTTCAGCCAGCGGCGTGCTCTTCTGCGTCATCAACATCAGCCTGTCCGACCTGATGGTCGTGCTCACCATGCCCTTCTTCATGCTGGAAGTGACCTTGGACAAGGTGTGGCTCTGGGGCCGTTTCCTGTGCAAGGTGACCCACCTCATCTACGTTATCAACTTCTACAGCAGCTCCTTCTTCCTGGCTTTCATGACCCTGGAAAGGTACCTGTCCTTGGCAAGGCCCAACGCGTCGCCCCTGTTCCCGCTGCAGCCCAAGCACAGGCGCTGGCTGCTCTGCGGCGGGCTGTGGctgctgtccgtggtgctggcGCTACTGGAGAACGTGCATGTGGACCTGCTGGAGTGGGACGAGCCCGGTTGCTACATGGTGCCCGAGCAGCATTACACGGAATGGTTTGTGTCCGTGGCCTTCCTCTGCCTGATTTTCCAGTTCCTTGGCCCAGCATCTATCATCATCACCTGCAACATCCTGATCGCTAGGGCCGCCAGGGCGTCCCCGGACGTTCAGGGCCGCCGGGAGCTGTGGCTGGTCCACGTTTACTCGCTGGTGTTCCTGGCTTGTTGGCTGCCATACCACGCAGTGATGTTCCTGCTGATGGTGGACGACCTCAACCCGCACCTGATGTCCTGCAACGCTGTGGAGGTGCTGTACTACTCCTTCAGTGTGGTGCAGTGCCTGTCGCTCTTCCATTGCATTGCCAACCCCATCCTCTACAACTTCCTGAGCAAGAGCTTCCGCGCCAACCTCGTCAACAGCATCGTTTCCCGCATCTCTCCGCTGCTGCCAGCCGGCACCACGGGCGATGCCCCAGCCAACGGCACAGGGAACGCAGTGCCAGGGAAGGAGCGAAAGCTAAGCAACGCCAGCACCAGTCACTCAGAGATTGGATCCTAA
- the zbtb39 gene encoding zinc finger and BTB domain-containing protein 39 produces the protein MRIRLQGSGHAALLLSELNRCRLSRLLCDVVLQVGGRSFPAHRAVLACAGTHFNSLFSRSTYSQGGVPTTFSLDFISAGNFEKVLTFIYTGEILTDLIDVGVLYELAERLGVRELVRACHATFPDMKSSDGDGEADMAPATTMASASVCSSSAASCSSLSSPAAPTPVAPSPLPQSRGPRMNRAHVAPLLLSHSPKAEDGYQLHLGYSQLVESKQSSLDSHRSQASEILPGLTLQLKTEQEEEKVDEADNSEDQAVVSESRPVLTEVCSIPDSSAQAVGETCAPSSSSGDPLENLQLRVVEGGVGLGAVKEATLFGEEDDTEKRSLQEGPTEDGDQWRALAGDIIELSDDEENYIEEEEDEEELMCIENGGNGASSSLGQLPLLSQPCKACGVLLPADNSVLRSHAETHLSETGSCRVCGASFPDHAASVTHALTHVGIMLFSCDICELQFCTEAKLIRHRRQSAARCVPQQPNQLNSASQGPGGELQCAVCAKSIPKDFKAVRDHVQSHVCLRTLRCGVCQSPQPSRCTLLWHTLTHLLLIHSCPQCACPFLERPLLDKHLAMHAEEGGPSKEDEGSQEGGTEVQGEFQCFLCPQTFRSDTAFHYHLSMHPSETHSGQAWPAKRKADHPLEFSSSSSSPLEAGGMGKLSSLGFNLGMGVGLPEKVIQGGMPFPAGLLQNGSPAGATAAGAVLKQKWYRCRYCGKRFAHSGEFTYHLRIHTGEKPYQCKVCLRFFRGRSTMICHLKTHAGALMYRCTVCGLYFSTLKMVSSHMELHKDHLPPDFNIEETFMYNDHSKEPLPNLDS, from the exons ATGCGGATCAGGCTGCAGGGCTCGGGCCACGCAGCCCTCCTCCTCTCCGAGCTCAACCGCTGTCGCCTCTCCCGGCTCCTCTGCGATGTGGTCCTGCAGGTCGGGGGTCGTTCCTTTCCAGCCCACCGTGCAGTTCTTGCCTGCGCTGGCACCCATTTTAACAGCCTGTTCTCCAGGAGCACCTACAGCCAGGGTGGGGTTCCTACCACCTTTTCATTGGACTTCATCTCCGCGGGCAATTTCGAGAAAGTCTTGACTTTCATTTATACGGGCGAGATCCTCACCGACTTGATCGATGTCGGGGTGCTGTACGAGCTGGCCGAAAGGCTAGGCGTGAGGGAGTTGGTGCGTGCTTGCCATGCTACTTTTCCCGACATGAAGAGTTCggatggagatggagaagcAGACATGGCTCCTGCCACCACCATGGCCTCCGCCTCTGTTTGCTCTTCCTCGGCGGCTTCCTGCTCCTCTCTGTCGTCTCCTGCCGCGCCGACTCCGGTCGCTCCTTCCCCGCTCCCTCAGAGCAGGGGGCCCAGGATGAATCGTGCTCACGTGGCCCCGCTATTGCTCTCTCACTCCCCTAAAGCGGAGGATGGCTATCAGTTGCATTTGGGTTACAGTCAACTGGTCGAGAGCAAGCAGAGTTCGTTGGACAGCCATCGTTCTCAAGCTTCCGAAATTCTTCCGGGTTTGACTCTGCAGCTTAAAACGGagcaagaggaggagaaagtggaCGAGGCCGACAACTCGGAAGATCAAGCAGTCGTCAGTGAGAGCAGACCGGTGCTAACGGAGGTATGCTCCATTCCTGATTCCTCAGCACAGGCTGTAGGGGAGACCTGCGCCCCTTCATCCTCTTCTGGAGATCCTCTGGAAAACCTGCAGCTAAGAGTGGTCGAGGGTGGTGTTGGACTTGGGGCAGTCAAAGAGGCCACTTTGTTTGGGGAGGAGGACGACACGGAAAAAAGGAGCCTGCAGGAAGGGCCGACTGAGGATGGAGATCAGTGGAGGGCGCTGGCAGGCGACATAATCGAACTGAGTGACGACGAAGAGAATTAtatagaggaagaggaagacgaAGAGGAACTGATGTGCATAGAGAATGGCGGAAATGGCGCATCTTCCAGTCTGGGCCAGCTACCGCTGCTGTCACAGCCCTGTAAAGCCTGTGGAGTTTTGCTGCCTGCGGACAACAGTGTCCTCCGCTCTCATGCGGAGACACATCTTTCCGAGACGGGGAGCTGCCGAGTGTGTGGCGCTTCCTTTCCTGACCATGCGGCCAGCGTCACCCATGCCCTCACACACGTGGGCATCATGCTGTTCTCCTGCGACATTTGTGAGCTCCAGTTCTGCACCGAGGCTAAACTGATCCGCCACAGACGCCAGTCAGCAGCCCGCTGTGTTCCCCAGCAGCCCAACCAGCTGAACAGCGCCTCTCAGGGGCCTGGAGGGGAACTGcagtgtgctgtgtgtgcaAAATCCATTCCAAAAGACTTCAag GCTGTCCGGGACCACGTACAGAGCCATGTGTGTTTGCGAACCCTGCGATGCGGCGTGTGCCAGTCGCCACAGCCGTCTCGGTGTACCCTTTTGTGGCACACCCTAACGCACCTACTCCTCATCCACTCCTGTCCACAGTGTGCGTGTCCCTTCCTGGAGCGCCCTCTGCTAGACAAACACTTGGCCATGCACGCTGAAGAAGGAGGACCGTCCAAAGAGGATGAAGGCAGTCAGGAGGGTGGTACGGAAGTCCAGGGGGAATTCCAGTGCTTCTTGTGTCCACAGACCTTCCGCTCGGACACGGCCTTCCATTACCACCTCAGCATGCACCCGAGCGAGACGCACAGTGGCCAGGCATGGCCAGCCAAGCGCAAGGCAGACCACCCACTGGAGTTTTCTTCTTCCTCGTCCTCTCCTCTGGAGGCAGGTGGTATGGGCAAACTTAGCAGTCTGGGATTTAACCTGGGTATGGGCGTTGGCCTTCCAGAGAAAGTGATTCAGGGGGGCATGCCGTTCCCCGCTGGACTCTTGCAGAACGGAAGCCCTGCAGGCGCCACCGCTGCAGGCGCGGTTCTGAAGCAGAAATGGTACCGCTGCCGGTACTGCGGCAAGCGCTTTGCGCACTCGGGCGAATTCACCTACCACCTGCGCATTCACACGGGAGAGAAGCCCTACCAGTGCAAGGTGTGCCTGCGCTTCTTCCGCGGCCGTTCCACCATGATCTGCCACCTGAAGACGCACGCCGGAGCCCTCATGTACCGCTGCACCGTCTGCGGCCTCTACTTCTCCACACTCAAGATGGTCTCCTCGCACATGGAGCTCCACAAGGACCACTTGCCTCCGGACTTTAACATAGAGGAGACGTTCATGTACAACGACCACTCCAAAGAGCCTCTCCCCAACCTGGACTCCTGA